In Aedes albopictus strain Foshan chromosome 3, AalbF5, whole genome shotgun sequence, the following are encoded in one genomic region:
- the LOC109403458 gene encoding probable chitinase 10 gives MRRVAFHVFILAFVIAYASCQVANPEACLELPDGSKIPSISLCNQFYVCDGGMLSEEGTCPSNMLFDSDNGVCDFAENVDCKGVPSPGFEPTDPPADTTLSPDTTAAPTSSPAQSCPPEDPAEPVFLPVKNDCSSYILCYHGREIVQSCPPNLYWNNASYECDSVSVANCKQIDKFGCPSEGIDFLPHPDTCRKFIYCRDGFSREQSCAFLKMFDVEQKTCVFGISC, from the exons ATGCGCCGTGTTGCTTTTCACGTTTTTATTTTGGCATTCGTCATTGCGTACGCTTCATGCCAAGTAGCGAACCCCGAGGCATGCCTTGAGCTGCCCGACGGCAGTAAAATACCGAGCATCTCCCTTTGCAATCAGTTCTACGTGTGCGACGGAGGTATGCTCAGCGAGGAAGGCACCTGCCCTTCAAACATGCTCTTTGATTCCGATAACGGTGTCTGTGACTTTGCTGAGAATGTTGATTGCAAAGGAGTACCATCACCAGGGTTCGAACCCACGGACCCACCAGCAGATACAACGTTAAGCCCGGACACTACTGCTGCACCGACCAGCTCACCTGCCCAGTCATGCCCACCAGAGGACCCAGCAGAACCGGTATTCCTCCCGGTGAAAAACGATTGCAGCTCCTACATTCTATGCTATCATGGGAGAGAAATAGTACAATCGTGTCCTCCCAATCTGTATTGGAATAACGCATCCTATGAATGTGACAGTGTTTCAGTGGCTAATTGCAAA caAATCGACAAATTTGGTTGCCCATCGGAAGGCATCGATTTCCTGCCTCATCCAGATACTTGCAGAAAGTTCATTTACTGTAGGGATGGATTCTCACGTGAGCAGAGTTGTGCTTTCCTCAAAATGTTTGACGTTGAACAGAAAACGTGTGTGTTTGGTATTAGTTGTTAG